In a genomic window of Oncorhynchus masou masou isolate Uvic2021 chromosome 4, UVic_Omas_1.1, whole genome shotgun sequence:
- the LOC135521009 gene encoding TNF receptor-associated factor 5-like isoform X1 → MNVDVNYKSKPRTSSHILFLKTRLQIAMATKESDPSGSGGLSRQNSGVAGPWESDLTAVQHSLKFVKKLEEHYVCPTCKGVVLNPHQTGCGHIFCYRCIQGLLENSPATTPACPLDRGLIKSDEVFQDNCCKREISNLEVYCTNSPNCSHRMTLCRLQEHLQACQFESLQCSNAGCSEIMQRKDLQEHLRISCSYRMEPCHYCKHPYTCCQLEDHERHSCPEVEIKCPNKCSQMIKRCMLEDHADKCPEVQTDCVFKKYGCFVRERRAQVQVHEETALNDHILLVLGSNTKLETQMAILQQEVLLRHKELQERSRQVSGLEKEVHPLAQQVSRCDNTLSAVQRSLEEQRDHISSVQLQLEELSSVFGPGVAREELGQIRASLDALRQQVSVTEGLKDHLGELKETYMRHSRLLSIHTAQLECNEEHFRELESTSYDGKLIWKLRDYRKRKEAGSQGQGPCLSSAPFHTGRSGYKMAARAYLNGDGAGRDTHLSLYVVLMRGDFDPLLPWPFRQPVSLSVLDQSGTNNHLTMSFKPDPENTSFHRPGSAAATANAPTNVASGFQCFASHAQLETPKNAIYVRDDTLFVKVKVDTSGLEDL, encoded by the exons ATGAATGTGGATGTAAATTACAAAAGTAAACCAAGAACATCGTCGCACATTCTGTTTTTAAAGACACG CCTACAGATTGCCATGGCAACAAAGGAGAGTGACCCGAGTGGATCTGGAGGACTCTCCAGGCAGAATTCGGGAGTGGCGGGACCGTGGGAATCGGACTTGACTGCAGTGCAGCACAGTTTGAAGTTTGTGAAGAAGCTGGAAGAGCACTATGTTTGTCCCACCTGTAAAGGAGTAGTTCTCAACCCACACCAAACTGGTTGCGGACACATCTTCTGCTACCGCTGCATCCAGGGGCTCCT GGAAAACTCCCCAGCCACCACCCCTGCCTGTCCTTTGGACAGAGGTTTGATCAAATCTGATGAG GTTTTCCAAGACAATTGCTGCAAAAGGGAGATCTCAAATTTAGAAGTTTACTGCACAAACTCCCCCAACTGCTCCCACAGAATGACATTATGTCGGTTGCAG gaGCATCTACAGGCATGTCAGTTTGAGTCATTGCAGTGTTCCAATGCAGGCTGCAGTGAGATCATGCAACGTAAGGACCTGCAGGAGCACCTCAGAATCAGTTGCTCCTATCGTATGGAGCCCTGTCACTACTGCAAGCATCCTTACACATGCTGCCAGCTCGAG GATCATGAGAGGCATTCATGCCCAGAGGTTGAAATCAAGTGCCCCAACAAATGCTCCCAGATGATTAAAAGATGCATG cTTGAAGACCATGCTGACAAGTGTCCTGAGGTGCAGACGGACTGTGTTTTTAAGAAATATGGCTGCTTTGTCCGG gagaggagagcccaAGTTCAAGTTCATGAGGAAACTGCTCTCAATGACCATATCCTCCTGGTTCTGGGGAGCAACACCAAGCTGGAGACACAG ATGGCAATCCTCCAGCAGGAGGTGCTGCTGAGGCACAAGGAGCTCCAGGAGAGGAGCCGCCAGGTCAGTGGTCTGGAGAAGGAGGTCCACCCACTGGCCCAGCAGGTCAGCCGATGTGACAACACCCTGTCTGCAGTACAG AGGTCTCTGGAGGAGCAGCGGGATCACATCTCCAGCGTCCAGCTCCAGCTCGAGGAGCTGTCCAGTGTATTTGGCCCTGGTGTGGCCCGGGAGGAACTGGGCCAAATCAGAGCGTCCCTGGACGCCCTCAGACAGCAGGTGTCCGTCACGGAGGGGCTCAAAGACCACCTGG GGGAGTTGAAGGAGACCTACATGCGCCACTCGCGCCTCCTCAGCATCCATACGGCGCAGCTGGAGTGCAACGAGGAGCACTTCAGAGAGCTCGAGTCCACCTCGTACGACGGCAAGCTCATCTGGAAGCTCCGTGACTACCGCAAGAGAAAGGAGGCCGGGTCTCAAGGCCAGGGACCGTGCCTGAGCAGCGCGCCCTTCCACACGGGCCGCAGTGGCTACAAAATGGCCGCCAGGGCCTACCTGAACGGCGATGGGGCCGGCCGGGACACCCACCTGTCTCTCTACGTGGTCCTCATGAGGGGCGACTTCGACCCCCTCCTGCCCTGGCCCTTCAGACAGCCTGTGTCATTGTCAGTGCTGGACCAGAGCGGCACCAACAACCACCTGACTATGAGTTTCAAACCCGACCCAGAAAACACTAGCTTCCACCGGCCTGGCTCGGCCGCTGCAACCGCCAACGCCCCCACCAACGTGGCCTCTGGCTTCCAGTGCTTTGCCTCGCATGCCCAGCTGGAGACACCCAAGAATGCCATATATGTGAGAGACGATACGCTCTTTGTTAAGGTCAAAGTAGACACGAGCGGTTTGGAGGACTTGTAG
- the LOC135521009 gene encoding TNF receptor-associated factor 5-like isoform X2: MATKESDPSGSGGLSRQNSGVAGPWESDLTAVQHSLKFVKKLEEHYVCPTCKGVVLNPHQTGCGHIFCYRCIQGLLENSPATTPACPLDRGLIKSDEVFQDNCCKREISNLEVYCTNSPNCSHRMTLCRLQEHLQACQFESLQCSNAGCSEIMQRKDLQEHLRISCSYRMEPCHYCKHPYTCCQLEDHERHSCPEVEIKCPNKCSQMIKRCMLEDHADKCPEVQTDCVFKKYGCFVRERRAQVQVHEETALNDHILLVLGSNTKLETQMAILQQEVLLRHKELQERSRQVSGLEKEVHPLAQQVSRCDNTLSAVQRSLEEQRDHISSVQLQLEELSSVFGPGVAREELGQIRASLDALRQQVSVTEGLKDHLGELKETYMRHSRLLSIHTAQLECNEEHFRELESTSYDGKLIWKLRDYRKRKEAGSQGQGPCLSSAPFHTGRSGYKMAARAYLNGDGAGRDTHLSLYVVLMRGDFDPLLPWPFRQPVSLSVLDQSGTNNHLTMSFKPDPENTSFHRPGSAAATANAPTNVASGFQCFASHAQLETPKNAIYVRDDTLFVKVKVDTSGLEDL; the protein is encoded by the exons ATGGCAACAAAGGAGAGTGACCCGAGTGGATCTGGAGGACTCTCCAGGCAGAATTCGGGAGTGGCGGGACCGTGGGAATCGGACTTGACTGCAGTGCAGCACAGTTTGAAGTTTGTGAAGAAGCTGGAAGAGCACTATGTTTGTCCCACCTGTAAAGGAGTAGTTCTCAACCCACACCAAACTGGTTGCGGACACATCTTCTGCTACCGCTGCATCCAGGGGCTCCT GGAAAACTCCCCAGCCACCACCCCTGCCTGTCCTTTGGACAGAGGTTTGATCAAATCTGATGAG GTTTTCCAAGACAATTGCTGCAAAAGGGAGATCTCAAATTTAGAAGTTTACTGCACAAACTCCCCCAACTGCTCCCACAGAATGACATTATGTCGGTTGCAG gaGCATCTACAGGCATGTCAGTTTGAGTCATTGCAGTGTTCCAATGCAGGCTGCAGTGAGATCATGCAACGTAAGGACCTGCAGGAGCACCTCAGAATCAGTTGCTCCTATCGTATGGAGCCCTGTCACTACTGCAAGCATCCTTACACATGCTGCCAGCTCGAG GATCATGAGAGGCATTCATGCCCAGAGGTTGAAATCAAGTGCCCCAACAAATGCTCCCAGATGATTAAAAGATGCATG cTTGAAGACCATGCTGACAAGTGTCCTGAGGTGCAGACGGACTGTGTTTTTAAGAAATATGGCTGCTTTGTCCGG gagaggagagcccaAGTTCAAGTTCATGAGGAAACTGCTCTCAATGACCATATCCTCCTGGTTCTGGGGAGCAACACCAAGCTGGAGACACAG ATGGCAATCCTCCAGCAGGAGGTGCTGCTGAGGCACAAGGAGCTCCAGGAGAGGAGCCGCCAGGTCAGTGGTCTGGAGAAGGAGGTCCACCCACTGGCCCAGCAGGTCAGCCGATGTGACAACACCCTGTCTGCAGTACAG AGGTCTCTGGAGGAGCAGCGGGATCACATCTCCAGCGTCCAGCTCCAGCTCGAGGAGCTGTCCAGTGTATTTGGCCCTGGTGTGGCCCGGGAGGAACTGGGCCAAATCAGAGCGTCCCTGGACGCCCTCAGACAGCAGGTGTCCGTCACGGAGGGGCTCAAAGACCACCTGG GGGAGTTGAAGGAGACCTACATGCGCCACTCGCGCCTCCTCAGCATCCATACGGCGCAGCTGGAGTGCAACGAGGAGCACTTCAGAGAGCTCGAGTCCACCTCGTACGACGGCAAGCTCATCTGGAAGCTCCGTGACTACCGCAAGAGAAAGGAGGCCGGGTCTCAAGGCCAGGGACCGTGCCTGAGCAGCGCGCCCTTCCACACGGGCCGCAGTGGCTACAAAATGGCCGCCAGGGCCTACCTGAACGGCGATGGGGCCGGCCGGGACACCCACCTGTCTCTCTACGTGGTCCTCATGAGGGGCGACTTCGACCCCCTCCTGCCCTGGCCCTTCAGACAGCCTGTGTCATTGTCAGTGCTGGACCAGAGCGGCACCAACAACCACCTGACTATGAGTTTCAAACCCGACCCAGAAAACACTAGCTTCCACCGGCCTGGCTCGGCCGCTGCAACCGCCAACGCCCCCACCAACGTGGCCTCTGGCTTCCAGTGCTTTGCCTCGCATGCCCAGCTGGAGACACCCAAGAATGCCATATATGTGAGAGACGATACGCTCTTTGTTAAGGTCAAAGTAGACACGAGCGGTTTGGAGGACTTGTAG
- the zgc:172076 gene encoding zgc:172076: protein MWKIKPPITYSLEAKYRPHLETLVPTDPMSLFNLKRGSPEEEFPNLKYNYTCMASILTPKLYARQFNRATQSGVIFDDVIRPGLEEPGELHGPMSVGCVAGDGQSYILFCDFFDRVIEAYQNHKISKLQESDFNHDNLKGGDDFDRDYALSCEVSVVRSVDDFGFPTHCSRGERRQLFMLAKKALDQLAEELPGKLYSRAELSQDKDDKGVTVGAPSLSQLRNGVARDWPDSRAVWISKDGTLVVWVNIDDHLRLVTTRDDANIAEAFQCICVNILKLEALYKKLRHPFIWKQQLGWVVSSPADVGTGLRASVRVKLQHLPRHKRLEDVLRRLRLRMDNTDCSEVYNISNAQTIGLDEVGFTQLVVDGVKLLIRMEKRLEGEEKIDDLVPLQK, encoded by the exons ATGTGGAAGATCAAAC CCCCCATCACGTACTCTTTGGAAGCAAAGTACAGGCCCCATCTCGAG ACCTTGGTCCCTACAGACCCCATGTCCCTGTTCAACCTGAAGAGAGGTTCCCCTGAAGAGGAGTTCCCTAACCTAAAATACAACTACACGTGTATGGCGAGCATCCTGACTCCAAAACTGTATGCTCGCCAGTTCAACCGTGCCACCCAGAGTGGGGTCATCTTTGATGATGTCATACGCCCGGGCCTCGAGGAACCAG GGGAGCTTCATGGACCCATGTCTGTGGGTTGTGTGGCTGGTGACGGCCAGTCGTACATCCTCTTCTGTGACTTCTTTGATCGGGTCATTGAGGCCTACCAAAACCACAAGATCAGCAAGTTACAGGAGAGTGACTTTAATCATGACAACTTAAAG GGAGGTGATGATTTTGACCGTGATTACGCCTTGAGCTGCGAGGTGAGTGTGGTGCGCAGTGTGGATGACTTCGGCTTTCCGACACACTGCAGCCGGGGAGAACGTAGACAGCTCTTCATGCTGGCCAAGAAAG CTCTGGACCAATTGGCAGAGGAGTTGCCAGGGAAGCTGTACTCAAGGGCAGAACTGTCACAAGACAAAGACGACAAGGGAGTGACCGTGGGAGCCCCTTCCCTTTCCCAGTTGAGGAACGGGGTGGCCCGTGACTGGCCTGACTCCAGAGCTGTATG GATCAGTAAAGACGGGACCCTGGTGGTATGGGTCAACATTGACGACCACCTCAGATTGGTGACCACGCGAGATGACGCCAACATCGCAGAGGCCTTCCAATGTATCTGTGTCAACATCCTTAAG TTGGAGGCACTGTACAAAAAACTGAGGCACCCATTCATCTGGAAGCAGCAGCTTGGATGGGTAGTGAGCTCTCCAGCAGATGTGGGGACCGGCCTGAGGGCTAGCGTTCGTGTCAAGCTGCAACACCTGCCCAGACACAAACGTCTGGAAGACGTCCTCAGGAGACTGCGCCTCCGCATGGACAACACCG ACTGCAGTGAAGTGTATAACATCAGTAATGCCCAGACAATCGGCTTGGACGAGGTGGGGTTCACGCAGCTCGTGGTGGACGGGGTCAAGCTGCTCATCCGCATGGAGAAGAGgttagagggggaagagaaaatCGATGATCTGGTGCCTTTACAGAAGTAG